The genomic window AGGCGCTTAGTTGCGAGCAGATCGTGTAAATTACAACAATGTCTGGAAGAGGCAAAGGCGGTAAAGGGCTCGGAAAAGGAGGCGCCAAGCGTCATCGTAAAGTTCTGCGCGATAACATCCAGGGAATCACCAAACCCGCCATCCGTCGTCTCGCTCGCCGTGGCGGTGTCAAGCGCATCTCCGGTCTGATCTACGAGGAGACCCGCGGAGTGTTGAAGGTGTTTCTGGAGAACGTCATCCGCGATGCCGTCACCTACACCGAGCACGCCAAGAGAAAGACCGTGACCGCCATGGATGTTGTGTACGCGCTGAAGCGACAGGGACGCACTCTGTACGGCTTCGGAGGATAAACCTCTCAAATCAggaacaactacaccaacccaACGGCTCTTTTCAGAGCCACCCACTCTCTCACATAAAGAGCTATATAAAAATTTAGTTGGTGTAATGGTTCTTTGATTCAGAGAAAGTATTACTAATTAAAAATTTCATGGTAAAAAAATCGGGATTCGCCATAACTTTTCATTTAGTTCTCTTTAATAATGAATCCCAGAATATGTTGGTTTAAGTGGCATATTAAGATCTTTTGTTAGACTGAGATATAACTAACTTTAAATTAAATCAATGGGACTAAAGTTTGCAGAGTTCAAAATGCAGAAAACATTAACGAAACTGGTGTTTTCTTTTACACAAATgggcttttatttattattcgtGTAGTTTCAACAGTTTCATGAATCAATGAAGTCTCGAggaaaaactgtttttaaaggATGTCTGACTGATAATGGTCTCTTTCCTCCAACACTCCCTCAATGGGTCTAAAGGGCTTTTAAAATCACACGATGGTTCACAATATTTGTCTAGAATCGCTTATTTTCTCAAACTAATAAAAAGAGCGGGAAACGAAACAAAGGAAACAGGGTGTAGTTCAAACTCTGAGCGGTTGGCGGCGGCGAATGTGATTGGCCCTCATTCCACTCGTGACACTTTGAGTTGTCCAATGAAATACGACTTTATGGGTTTGGCCTATTAAAAGAGGCAATGTGTATCTTTGAAAATTAGCATAGGGCGGTGAATAAATATCTCTTGTGTCGCTGTGTTGCTTTGCGAAGTTTGTGTTCAAAAAGCATCATGCCTGAACCAGCAAAGTCCGCGCCTAAGAAGGGCTCCAAGAAGGCCGTCACGAAGACCGCCGGTAAGGGAGGAAAGAAGCGCAAGAGGTCCAGGAAGGAGAGCTACGCTATCTACGTCTACAAAGTCCTGAAGCAGGTTCATCCTGACACCGGCATCTCTTCCAAGGCGATGGGCATCATGAACTCTTTCGTCAACGACATCTTCGAGCGCATCGCCGGTGAGTCGTCTCGTCTCGCTCACTACAACAAGCGCTCCACCATCACTTCTAGAGAGATCCAGACCGCCGTGCGTCTGCTGCTGCCTGGAGAGCTGGCCAAACACGCCGTGTCCGAGGGCACCAAGGCCGTCACCAAGTACACCAGCTCCAAGTAGAGATTCAACCGAGATTCTCAGCGACCcaaaggctcttttaagagccacccAACTTCTCCTTAAAGGGTTTCTGTTTGTAGAACTAAATAtcaatttttgaaaaaaataagtttgaaattttctaaaatgttttatgacattttatCCGAATTTAATCGAAGGCTGTAACTTTCGTCGTTGTTCAGTGGcagtaacactttttttttttttttttaaatcggtAAATTCTTGTAAACTATGTGGGTTTGGAATGGTGTGGATAAAGAAAAGGTTTTCAGTTTTggataaattattaatttaaatacacaGATGAAATATCAATTTTAGCTCTCAAATGTCCATAAGTTATAAATCATGTACTTTTATTGCTGTTAAAACACTTAAATACTTCAGCTCATTAGTAACTTGCTCCATCAGAAATCTGCATATTAATGGGGATCAAGTTTACTATATGCATTTACAAAGCATTCTGGTTCATAGTAATAGTCATTATTTTAGTGAATTTCTCTTGTCAGGAGGGTGTTTTTACAATAAATTCAGAAAAATCTTTCAGTCTTTGGATTTCTCATTGTCAGTTTATTATGGACTAATGCCCTGCAGCTGTctgaaaatgtttattaaagtaTCTTTCAAATGATGGTGACTGAAGTATTTAAGACTGAATGACAATAATGAGAACTGAATATTACACCGATGTCCCTGTACTGGAGCAGCTATTATGATGCTTAATGAAAGAAATCAAGTTGTCAAATACTGGTGACAATATGGCATATAGAGAGGTTTATGAGCAATTTTATGTAACGTTAGGCCGGTCATTTCTGACCTGCAACGCCATAAGTGTGACTTTGTGCCattttttaccaaaaaaaataatttcaaaacaaGTTACACATTAAAGCACACTAGTGTGAACAATTGTaaagaatatattaaaatgta from Chanodichthys erythropterus isolate Z2021 chromosome 24, ASM2448905v1, whole genome shotgun sequence includes these protein-coding regions:
- the LOC137015182 gene encoding histone H2B, with protein sequence MPEPAKSAPKKGSKKAVTKTAGKGGKKRKRSRKESYAIYVYKVLKQVHPDTGISSKAMGIMNSFVNDIFERIAGESSRLAHYNKRSTITSREIQTAVRLLLPGELAKHAVSEGTKAVTKYTSSK
- the LOC137015367 gene encoding histone H4 translates to MSGRGKGGKGLGKGGAKRHRKVLRDNIQGITKPAIRRLARRGGVKRISGLIYEETRGVLKVFLENVIRDAVTYTEHAKRKTVTAMDVVYALKRQGRTLYGFGG